In Aegilops tauschii subsp. strangulata cultivar AL8/78 chromosome 3, Aet v6.0, whole genome shotgun sequence, one genomic interval encodes:
- the LOC109745001 gene encoding UV-stimulated scaffold protein A homolog isoform X1 has protein sequence MPRASVRPPPSEQGPSSSPSTPAADSSVAALIDRATSTTAPSVDPALLRAIKSSARASHGAVRDAFRLLLSLMAKPHSHVRLLAFSIVDELFMRSKLFRSLLADALDGFVPLAVGFRTNEQLPPPAASAATLRKAAIQALERWHHLFGVHYRQLRLAVEYLKSSARIQFPGLRAAVEARAAREARTQEILTAKVEQLRSTIESIKAEIRSTIQEIRNGLDIIRAEYEKFERYVDDDEEEEIASMAMRSIRTASLMAGQWVPETQENEAVFDALREAYRLLVSKHFSTIQDWISVLVRVNLADNRFRDSALKEFIDVKNEIRAVRGQCNELGLDLDNVRRKKDVQEEDEEDWVEGKIEVPSPPRVVSTLDVAGSSKDNRKGKRILNGANGDMPICGNRSQEMDPERKKLLSEAPLVSWSSVLDRWGSNMDAHVNQRGLELESHWGRMDNDAVIPAAKIAELNVHHSVYKEEPVEILPCHAPLKKGGLCQRRDLKICPFHGPIIPRDARGNPIGKISGSSDAGGDPLEQKVEIREAGGNLIKTNGGSDSESTQEDQEPSTSMMTNINNDTSDIDGAHDLSKITMEQLAMQASKNVRKRGMDDKARERAQRARIRQHNEDVLRQSAIASTPHSAAAYDQPSGTLGLRGRRRGKTKEPTLSSMLKKKVTAKDRIAGRLLNGRARDATIREASNTEDMTYREAFPNQWQ, from the exons ATGCCGCGTGCCTCCGTCCGCCCGCCGCCGTCGGAGCAGGGCCCGAGCTCCTCCCCCTCCACCCCGGCGGCGGATTCCTCCGTCGCGGCCCTCATCGACCGCGCCACCTCCACCACGGCCCCCTCCGTCGACCCCGCGCTCCTCCGCGCCATCAAGTCCTCGGCGCGCGCCTCCCACGGCGCCGTCCGCgacgccttccgcctcctcctctccctcatGGCCAAGCCCCACTCCCAC GTGCGGCTCCTGGCCTTCAGCATCGTGGACGAGCTCTTCATGCGCTCCAAGCTCTTCCGCTCCCTCCTCGCCGACGCGCTCGACGGATTCGTCCCGCTGGCCGTCGGCTTCCGCACCAACGAGCAGctcccgccgcccgccgcctcggCGGCCACGCTCCGGAAGGCCGCCATCCAGGCGCTCGAGCGCTGGCACCACCTCTTCGGCGTGCACTACCGCCAGCTACGTCTCGCGGTCGAGTACCTCAAGTCGTCCGCGCGCATCCAGTTCCCTGGTCTCCGCGCGGCCGTCGAGGCCCGTGCCGCGCGGGAGGCACGCACGCAGGAGATCTTGACTGCCAAGGTCGAACAGTTGCGGTCCACGATTGAATCCATAAAGGCTGAAATCCGGTCCACCATCCAAGAGATCCGCAACGGGCTGGACATCATCCGGGCTGAGTATGAGAAATTCGAGCGTTATgtggacgatgacgaggaggaggagattGCTTCTATGGCGATGCGGAGTATCAGGACAGCATCGTTGATGGCCGGGCAGTGGGTGCCTGAAACTCAGGAAAACGAGGCGGTTTTTGATGCATTGAGGGAGGCGTACCGGCTCCTTGTATCGAAGCATTTCAGCACCATTCAGGATTGGATATCTGTGCTTGTTAGGGTCAATCTTGCAGATAATCGCTTCAGAGATTCTGCGCTCAAGGAATTTATCGATGTTAAGAATGAAATACGCGCTGTAAGAGGCCAGTGCAATGAGCTTGGTCTTGATCTTGATAATGTTCGTAGGAAGAAGGATGTTCAGGAGGAAGATGAAGAGGATTGGGTGGAGGGAAAGATTGAAGTTCCTAGTCCTCCTAGAGTTGTGAGCACTCTAGATGTTGCAGGTTCCAGCAAGGACAATAGGAAGGGAAAGAGGATTCTGAATGGAGCCAATGGTGACATGCCAATTTGTGGTAATAGATCTCAGGAGATGGATCCGGAGAGAAAAAAGCTCCTTTCCGAAGCCCCTTTGGTGTCATGGAGCTCTGTCTTGGATCGGTGGGGTTCAAATATGGATGCACATGTGAACCAGAGAGGGCTTGAGCTCGAGAGCCATTGGGGGAGGATGGATAATGATGCTGTTATACCTGCAGCAAAGATTGCAGAGTTAAACGTTCACCATTCTGTTTATAAAGAAGAGCCAGTTGAGATACTACCATGTCATGCACCTCTGAAGAAAGGAGGTCTTTGCCAGAGAAGGGATCTCAAGATATGCCCTTTTCATGGGCCCATCATCCCACGTGATGCAAGAGGAAATCCAATTGGGAAAATTAGTGGCAGTTCTGATGCGGGAGGCGATCCACTTGAGCAGAAAGTAGAAATTCGTGAGGCAGGAGGAAATCTGATAAAGACAAATGGAGGTAGTGATAGTGAAAGTACACAGGAGGATCAGGAGCCCTCTACTTCAATGATGACAAACATAAATAATGACACCAGCGACATTGACGGAGCGCATGATTTGAGTAAAATTACAATGGAACAGTTGGCGATGCAAGCAAGTAAGAATGTTCGGAAAAGGGGTATGGACGACAAAGCACGCGAAAGAGCCCAGCGTGCGAGAATCCGCCAGCACAATGAAGATGTTCTGCGGCAATCGGCTATTGCTTCAACACCCCACTCAGCGGCAGCATATGACCAGCCTTCTGGAACATTGGGCCTACGTGGTCGACGTCGAGGTAAGACAAAGGAACCTACACTATCATCAATGCTGAAGAAGAAAGTTACTGCAAAAGATAGGATTGCAGGGAGGCTTCTAAATGGTCGTGCTAGGGACGCAACAATAAGAGAAGCTTCTAATACTGAGGATATGACCTACAGGGAAGCATTCCCAAATCAGTGGCAGTGA
- the LOC109745001 gene encoding UV-stimulated scaffold protein A homolog isoform X2: protein MRSKLFRSLLADALDGFVPLAVGFRTNEQLPPPAASAATLRKAAIQALERWHHLFGVHYRQLRLAVEYLKSSARIQFPGLRAAVEARAAREARTQEILTAKVEQLRSTIESIKAEIRSTIQEIRNGLDIIRAEYEKFERYVDDDEEEEIASMAMRSIRTASLMAGQWVPETQENEAVFDALREAYRLLVSKHFSTIQDWISVLVRVNLADNRFRDSALKEFIDVKNEIRAVRGQCNELGLDLDNVRRKKDVQEEDEEDWVEGKIEVPSPPRVVSTLDVAGSSKDNRKGKRILNGANGDMPICGNRSQEMDPERKKLLSEAPLVSWSSVLDRWGSNMDAHVNQRGLELESHWGRMDNDAVIPAAKIAELNVHHSVYKEEPVEILPCHAPLKKGGLCQRRDLKICPFHGPIIPRDARGNPIGKISGSSDAGGDPLEQKVEIREAGGNLIKTNGGSDSESTQEDQEPSTSMMTNINNDTSDIDGAHDLSKITMEQLAMQASKNVRKRGMDDKARERAQRARIRQHNEDVLRQSAIASTPHSAAAYDQPSGTLGLRGRRRGKTKEPTLSSMLKKKVTAKDRIAGRLLNGRARDATIREASNTEDMTYREAFPNQWQ, encoded by the coding sequence ATGCGCTCCAAGCTCTTCCGCTCCCTCCTCGCCGACGCGCTCGACGGATTCGTCCCGCTGGCCGTCGGCTTCCGCACCAACGAGCAGctcccgccgcccgccgcctcggCGGCCACGCTCCGGAAGGCCGCCATCCAGGCGCTCGAGCGCTGGCACCACCTCTTCGGCGTGCACTACCGCCAGCTACGTCTCGCGGTCGAGTACCTCAAGTCGTCCGCGCGCATCCAGTTCCCTGGTCTCCGCGCGGCCGTCGAGGCCCGTGCCGCGCGGGAGGCACGCACGCAGGAGATCTTGACTGCCAAGGTCGAACAGTTGCGGTCCACGATTGAATCCATAAAGGCTGAAATCCGGTCCACCATCCAAGAGATCCGCAACGGGCTGGACATCATCCGGGCTGAGTATGAGAAATTCGAGCGTTATgtggacgatgacgaggaggaggagattGCTTCTATGGCGATGCGGAGTATCAGGACAGCATCGTTGATGGCCGGGCAGTGGGTGCCTGAAACTCAGGAAAACGAGGCGGTTTTTGATGCATTGAGGGAGGCGTACCGGCTCCTTGTATCGAAGCATTTCAGCACCATTCAGGATTGGATATCTGTGCTTGTTAGGGTCAATCTTGCAGATAATCGCTTCAGAGATTCTGCGCTCAAGGAATTTATCGATGTTAAGAATGAAATACGCGCTGTAAGAGGCCAGTGCAATGAGCTTGGTCTTGATCTTGATAATGTTCGTAGGAAGAAGGATGTTCAGGAGGAAGATGAAGAGGATTGGGTGGAGGGAAAGATTGAAGTTCCTAGTCCTCCTAGAGTTGTGAGCACTCTAGATGTTGCAGGTTCCAGCAAGGACAATAGGAAGGGAAAGAGGATTCTGAATGGAGCCAATGGTGACATGCCAATTTGTGGTAATAGATCTCAGGAGATGGATCCGGAGAGAAAAAAGCTCCTTTCCGAAGCCCCTTTGGTGTCATGGAGCTCTGTCTTGGATCGGTGGGGTTCAAATATGGATGCACATGTGAACCAGAGAGGGCTTGAGCTCGAGAGCCATTGGGGGAGGATGGATAATGATGCTGTTATACCTGCAGCAAAGATTGCAGAGTTAAACGTTCACCATTCTGTTTATAAAGAAGAGCCAGTTGAGATACTACCATGTCATGCACCTCTGAAGAAAGGAGGTCTTTGCCAGAGAAGGGATCTCAAGATATGCCCTTTTCATGGGCCCATCATCCCACGTGATGCAAGAGGAAATCCAATTGGGAAAATTAGTGGCAGTTCTGATGCGGGAGGCGATCCACTTGAGCAGAAAGTAGAAATTCGTGAGGCAGGAGGAAATCTGATAAAGACAAATGGAGGTAGTGATAGTGAAAGTACACAGGAGGATCAGGAGCCCTCTACTTCAATGATGACAAACATAAATAATGACACCAGCGACATTGACGGAGCGCATGATTTGAGTAAAATTACAATGGAACAGTTGGCGATGCAAGCAAGTAAGAATGTTCGGAAAAGGGGTATGGACGACAAAGCACGCGAAAGAGCCCAGCGTGCGAGAATCCGCCAGCACAATGAAGATGTTCTGCGGCAATCGGCTATTGCTTCAACACCCCACTCAGCGGCAGCATATGACCAGCCTTCTGGAACATTGGGCCTACGTGGTCGACGTCGAGGTAAGACAAAGGAACCTACACTATCATCAATGCTGAAGAAGAAAGTTACTGCAAAAGATAGGATTGCAGGGAGGCTTCTAAATGGTCGTGCTAGGGACGCAACAATAAGAGAAGCTTCTAATACTGAGGATATGACCTACAGGGAAGCATTCCCAAATCAGTGGCAGTGA